The proteins below are encoded in one region of Limnochorda pilosa:
- a CDS encoding S1C family serine protease, protein MERRNGRIGILVLAVGILALGVAFASGGPQPGPGPGAGLPRGLATGAGNDGASVVTAIRRVGPSVVKVSTEVAGGPAGLFTQAPGFRLQGQGSGIVIDDRGHILTNQHVVEGARSITVQLPDGRSYRAHLLGQDPWADLAVLQAEGKDLPRAPIGNSDRLTVGEGVIAIGNPVGFDYSVTAGIISALGRDVEIDPARHLFLESMIQTDAAINPGNSGGPLVDLDGKVVGMTTAVVRQLEGVTAEGLGFAVPINQALHLAGQIIEHGKTLRLGVLGGSLTPEVRKLIEEETGQKLAVDRGAYVTQVAPGSPAERAGMQAGDVVVAADGRSVKRMEDLRQAVVGAGFGGRLRVELLRGTERLQVEVHLE, encoded by the coding sequence TTGGAACGCAGAAATGGCCGAATCGGTATCTTGGTGCTCGCAGTAGGGATCCTGGCCCTCGGCGTCGCCTTCGCCTCGGGGGGGCCGCAGCCGGGTCCCGGACCGGGGGCGGGGCTGCCGCGCGGGCTGGCGACCGGCGCCGGGAACGACGGCGCCTCGGTCGTGACCGCGATCCGCCGGGTGGGACCATCGGTGGTGAAGGTCTCCACGGAGGTCGCCGGCGGGCCCGCGGGGCTTTTCACCCAGGCGCCTGGCTTCCGGCTGCAGGGGCAGGGGTCTGGCATCGTCATCGACGACCGGGGGCACATCCTTACCAACCAGCACGTGGTGGAAGGGGCCCGGTCGATCACCGTCCAACTGCCCGACGGGCGGTCGTATCGCGCGCACCTCTTGGGGCAGGATCCTTGGGCCGACCTTGCCGTGCTCCAGGCGGAAGGGAAAGACCTGCCAAGGGCTCCCATCGGCAACTCGGACCGGCTCACGGTGGGGGAGGGTGTCATCGCCATCGGCAACCCCGTGGGGTTCGACTACTCGGTGACCGCGGGGATCATCAGCGCCTTGGGGCGCGACGTGGAGATCGATCCTGCCCGGCACCTGTTCCTGGAGAGCATGATCCAGACCGATGCCGCCATCAACCCGGGGAACTCCGGGGGGCCCCTGGTGGACCTGGACGGGAAGGTTGTGGGCATGACCACCGCCGTCGTTCGGCAGCTGGAAGGGGTGACGGCCGAGGGCCTCGGCTTCGCGGTGCCCATCAACCAGGCGCTCCACCTGGCGGGCCAGATCATCGAGCACGGCAAGACCCTGCGCCTGGGGGTGCTGGGGGGATCGCTGACACCCGAAGTCCGTAAGCTGATCGAGGAGGAGACGGGCCAGAAGCTCGCCGTCGACCGGGGCGCGTACGTCACCCAGGTGGCGCCGGGTTCACCCGCCGAACGGGCAGGCATGCAAGCAGGGGACGTGGTGGTGGCGGCGGACGGGCGCTCCGTGAAGCGGATGGAGGACCTCCGCCAGGCGGTGGTGGGAGCTGGCTTCGGCGGCCGCCTGCGGGTCGAGTTGCTGCGAGGGACCGAACGCTTGCAGGTGGAGGTGCATCTCGAGTAG